From one Erythrobacter sp. HKB08 genomic stretch:
- a CDS encoding electron transfer flavoprotein subunit beta/FixA family protein, with protein sequence MKILVPVKRVIDYNVKPRVKADGSGVDLANVKMSMNPFDEIAVEEAIRIKEAGKAEEIVVVSIGPAKAQETLRTALAMGADRAILVEVEDGVDVEPLAVAKILKAIAAEENPGIVMLGKQSISDDSNQTGQMLAALMERPQGTFANTVEVDGDSVVVKREVDGGLETVKLTLPAIITTDLRLNEPRYASLPNIMKAKKKPLDTKSPADYGVDIAPRLTTTNVSEPPVRQAGEKVEDVDALVAKIKALGIA encoded by the coding sequence ATGAAGATCCTCGTCCCCGTCAAACGGGTCATCGATTACAATGTGAAGCCGCGCGTCAAGGCGGACGGTTCGGGTGTCGACCTGGCCAACGTCAAGATGAGCATGAACCCGTTCGACGAAATCGCCGTCGAGGAAGCCATCCGCATCAAGGAAGCGGGCAAGGCTGAAGAGATCGTCGTGGTCTCGATCGGTCCGGCGAAGGCGCAGGAAACGCTGCGCACCGCGCTCGCCATGGGTGCCGACCGCGCGATCCTCGTCGAAGTCGAAGACGGCGTCGATGTCGAACCGCTCGCGGTCGCCAAGATCCTCAAGGCCATCGCGGCAGAGGAAAACCCGGGCATCGTGATGCTCGGCAAGCAGTCGATCTCCGACGATTCGAACCAGACCGGCCAGATGCTCGCCGCGCTGATGGAGCGTCCGCAGGGCACCTTCGCCAATACGGTCGAAGTCGATGGCGACAGCGTCGTCGTGAAGCGTGAAGTCGACGGCGGCCTCGAAACCGTGAAGCTGACGCTCCCCGCGATCATCACCACCGACCTTCGCCTGAACGAGCCGCGCTATGCTTCGCTGCCGAACATCATGAAGGCCAAGAAAAAGCCGCTCGATACCAAGTCGCCGGCCGATTACGGCGTCGACATCGCGCCGCGCCTGACGACCACCAACGTCTCCGAACCGCCGGTCCGCCAGGCGGGCGAGAAGGTGGAAGACGTCGATGCGCTCGTCGCCAAGATCAAGGCCCTGGGCATCGCGTAA
- a CDS encoding electron transfer flavoprotein subunit alpha/FixB family protein → MKTLVWVEHDNNSVKDATLAAVTAASKLGEVHLLVAGSGCAAVADEAAKIAGVGKVHLADDPAYEHALAENLAPLIADQMGHHDAFVAPATTTGKNIAPRVAALLDVMQISDILSVEGEKTFTRPIYAGNAIATVESSDAKLVITVRGTAFDKAAAEGGSGTVEAISGPGDAGISSFVSAEIAESERPELTSAKVIVSGGRALKDAETFEQIITPLADKLGAGIGASRAAVDAGYVPNDYQVGQTGKIVAPEVYIAIGISGAIQHLAGMKDSKTIIAINKDEDAPIFQVADIGLVADLYKAVPELTDKL, encoded by the coding sequence ATGAAAACTCTCGTTTGGGTCGAACACGACAACAACAGCGTCAAGGATGCCACCCTTGCCGCCGTCACCGCCGCTTCGAAGCTGGGTGAAGTTCACCTGCTGGTCGCCGGGTCGGGCTGCGCCGCAGTCGCCGACGAAGCCGCCAAGATCGCCGGTGTCGGCAAGGTCCACCTCGCCGACGATCCCGCCTACGAACACGCTCTGGCCGAAAACCTCGCGCCGCTGATCGCCGACCAGATGGGCCATCACGACGCTTTCGTCGCTCCGGCCACCACCACCGGCAAGAACATCGCGCCGCGCGTCGCAGCCCTGCTCGACGTGATGCAGATTTCGGACATCCTTTCGGTCGAAGGCGAGAAGACCTTCACCCGTCCGATTTACGCCGGCAACGCGATCGCCACGGTCGAATCGTCGGACGCCAAGCTCGTCATCACCGTTCGCGGCACTGCCTTCGACAAGGCCGCTGCCGAAGGCGGTTCGGGCACGGTCGAAGCTATCTCGGGCCCGGGCGACGCCGGTATCTCGAGCTTCGTCAGCGCCGAAATCGCCGAGAGCGAGCGTCCGGAACTGACCAGCGCCAAGGTCATCGTCTCGGGCGGCCGCGCCCTCAAGGACGCGGAAACCTTCGAGCAGATCATCACCCCGCTGGCCGACAAGCTCGGCGCAGGCATCGGTGCATCGCGCGCCGCGGTCGACGCTGGCTACGTGCCGAACGACTACCAGGTCGGCCAGACCGGCAAGATCGTCGCACCGGAAGTCTACATCGCCATCGGCATTTCGGGTGCGATCCAGCACCTTGCCGGGATGAAGGATTCCAAGACGATCATTGCGATCAACAAGGACGAGGACGCACCGATCTTCCAGGTCGCGGACATCGGTCTTGTCGCCGATCTCTACAAGGCAGTGCCGGAGCTTACCGACAAGCTCTGA